One window from the genome of Streptomyces sp. NBC_00091 encodes:
- a CDS encoding response regulator transcription factor codes for MTIRVIIVDDQAMVRAGFAALLSAQADIDVVGEAPDGRQGVRVSRTVHPDVVLMDVRMPELDGLSAARELLDPPPGVTHRPKVLMLTTFDIDDYVYEALRAGASGFLLKDAPPADLIAAVRVVASGEALLAPSVTRRLIADFVRQRPAPRKDPALRLNGLTPRETEVLELIARGLSNQEIAAHLVLAEQTVKTHIGRVLGKLDLRDRAQAVIFAYEAGLVRPGDSA; via the coding sequence TTGACCATCCGCGTGATCATCGTCGACGACCAGGCCATGGTGCGGGCGGGGTTCGCCGCGCTGCTGTCGGCGCAGGCCGACATCGACGTGGTGGGCGAGGCCCCCGACGGCCGGCAGGGCGTGCGGGTCTCGCGCACCGTGCACCCCGACGTGGTGCTGATGGACGTACGGATGCCCGAGCTGGACGGGCTCTCGGCGGCCCGCGAGCTGCTGGACCCGCCGCCGGGGGTGACGCACCGGCCGAAGGTGCTGATGCTGACCACCTTCGACATCGACGACTACGTGTACGAGGCGCTGCGCGCGGGCGCCTCCGGGTTCCTGCTGAAGGACGCCCCGCCGGCCGACCTGATCGCGGCGGTCCGGGTGGTCGCCTCGGGCGAGGCGCTGCTGGCGCCGTCGGTGACCCGCCGGCTGATCGCGGACTTCGTGCGGCAGCGGCCGGCGCCGCGCAAGGATCCGGCGCTGCGGCTGAACGGTCTGACCCCGCGCGAGACGGAGGTGCTGGAGCTGATCGCGCGGGGCCTGTCGAACCAGGAGATCGCCGCCCACCTGGTACTGGCGGAGCAGACGGTCAAGACGCACATCGGCCGGGTGCTGGGCAAGCTGGACCTCCGCGACCGGGCGCAGGCGGTGATCTTCGCGTACGAGGCGGGCCTGGTCCGCCCGGGCGACTCCGCGTAG
- a CDS encoding alpha/beta hydrolase, which yields MRRFGRTIVTAALAVTVVAGTAGWASGNSEAAVTGPPPGAAAWRAGSVAGRALPDPEGASPYEVARFFAGLDGPERRELLRAHPLVVGNLEGAPLPLRYEANRMAVLATGEARYASLAGPGRQILAFDPRGRGQVAEVFGDLERAAHVSVIVPGSDNDASTYDAPRRPDTGPAGMARALRAAAGGSTAVVAWTGYTTPVGVGLDAAGGRLAEAGAVRLARFTAGLDAVGAPDPVLFCHSYGSVVCGLAARHTDATDVVALGSPGMRADRAAGLGTRARVWAARGPSDWIADVPNVEFAGLGHGADPAAPGFGARRVPAADAQGHTGYFAGGSQSLAAFAAIARGEVR from the coding sequence ATGCGCCGCTTCGGCAGGACGATCGTCACGGCCGCGCTGGCGGTGACCGTCGTCGCGGGGACCGCGGGATGGGCCTCGGGCAACAGTGAGGCGGCGGTCACCGGCCCGCCGCCGGGGGCCGCCGCCTGGCGGGCCGGCTCGGTGGCCGGCCGGGCGCTGCCCGACCCCGAGGGCGCCTCCCCGTACGAGGTGGCCCGCTTCTTCGCCGGGCTGGACGGGCCGGAGCGGCGGGAGCTGCTGCGGGCCCACCCGCTCGTGGTCGGCAATCTGGAGGGGGCGCCGCTCCCCCTGCGGTACGAGGCCAACCGGATGGCCGTCCTCGCCACCGGTGAGGCCCGCTACGCCTCCCTGGCCGGTCCGGGCCGGCAGATCCTGGCCTTCGACCCGCGCGGGCGGGGCCAGGTCGCCGAGGTGTTCGGGGACCTGGAGCGGGCGGCGCACGTCTCGGTGATCGTGCCGGGGTCGGACAACGACGCCTCCACGTACGACGCCCCGCGCAGGCCGGACACCGGCCCGGCGGGGATGGCCCGCGCGCTGCGGGCGGCCGCGGGCGGATCGACGGCGGTCGTGGCGTGGACGGGGTACACCACCCCGGTGGGGGTGGGCCTGGACGCGGCGGGCGGGCGGCTCGCGGAGGCGGGCGCGGTGCGTCTGGCCCGGTTCACCGCCGGGCTGGACGCGGTCGGCGCGCCCGACCCGGTGCTGTTCTGCCACAGCTACGGCTCGGTGGTCTGCGGGCTGGCGGCCCGGCACACGGACGCCACCGACGTCGTCGCCCTCGGCTCTCCCGGGATGCGCGCGGACCGCGCCGCCGGCCTGGGCACCCGCGCCCGCGTCTGGGCGGCGCGCGGGCCCTCCGACTGGATCGCGGACGTGCCGAACGTCGAGTTCGCGGGCCTCGGGCACGGCGCCGACCCGGCCGCGCCGGGCTTCGGGGCGCGCCGGGTTCCGGCCGCCGACGCACAGGGCCACACCGGCTACTTCGCGGGCGGCAGCCAGTCCCTGGCGGCTTTCGCCGCGATCGCCAGGGGGGAGGTCCGATGA
- a CDS encoding acyltransferase, which translates to MSALTLLRGAADRIDRQTPAHRDRAVDGLRALALLAVPTGHWLLGGFTLDAQGALHNASPLSSFGALAPASWVLQMLGIFFLVGGYASALSFRRRTGGAGAWLKGRMVRLGRPVLGVTAVWALAAPALYAAGVPEATLRTGATLVVQPLWFVGVYAVVTALTPYCVRAAHRLGGWAAAPLLVSVAVVDFLRYGPFAGSVPSWLSLLNVLPGWLFAYQLGVDWGERRIGRRGAWLLLAGGAALFAALLVAFGYPASMVGVPGAERTNSHPPSLLVLALASAQSGAAILLRDRLAGLLARPALWAPVVVVNLSAMTILCWHQTAMLAAAVPASFAGGAGGLAGVAGLTTAPETLGWIAARLAWMPVFAVLLVGIARYARRFEAAPVRGRGTPAVRRTVAGLLAAGFAVFALGLA; encoded by the coding sequence ATGAGCGCGCTCACGCTGCTGCGGGGCGCGGCGGACCGGATCGACCGGCAGACCCCCGCCCACCGGGACCGGGCCGTCGACGGACTGCGCGCCCTGGCGCTGCTGGCGGTGCCGACCGGGCACTGGCTGCTCGGCGGGTTCACCCTCGACGCGCAGGGCGCTCTGCACAACGCGAGCCCGCTGTCGTCCTTCGGCGCCCTCGCCCCGGCGAGCTGGGTGCTCCAGATGCTCGGGATCTTCTTCCTGGTCGGCGGCTACGCCTCGGCGCTCTCCTTCCGCCGCCGCACCGGCGGGGCCGGGGCCTGGCTGAAGGGACGGATGGTGCGGCTGGGGCGGCCGGTGCTCGGGGTGACAGCGGTGTGGGCGCTGGCCGCGCCCGCGCTGTACGCGGCGGGGGTGCCGGAGGCCACCTTGCGGACGGGGGCCACGCTGGTGGTCCAGCCGCTGTGGTTCGTCGGGGTGTACGCGGTGGTGACGGCGCTGACCCCGTACTGCGTGCGGGCCGCGCACCGGCTCGGCGGGTGGGCGGCGGCGCCGCTGCTCGTCTCGGTGGCGGTGGTGGACTTCCTGCGGTACGGGCCGTTCGCGGGCTCCGTACCGTCCTGGCTGTCCCTGCTGAACGTCCTGCCGGGCTGGCTGTTCGCGTACCAGCTGGGCGTGGACTGGGGCGAGCGGCGGATCGGGCGGCGCGGGGCGTGGCTGCTGCTGGCGGGCGGGGCGGCCCTGTTCGCGGCGCTGCTGGTGGCGTTCGGCTACCCGGCGTCGATGGTCGGCGTCCCCGGTGCGGAGCGGACCAACTCGCATCCGCCGTCGCTGCTGGTGCTGGCGCTGGCCTCGGCGCAGTCGGGTGCGGCGATCCTGCTGCGGGACCGGCTGGCGGGGCTGCTGGCCCGGCCCGCGCTGTGGGCGCCGGTGGTGGTGGTCAACCTGTCCGCGATGACGATCCTGTGCTGGCACCAGACCGCGATGCTGGCGGCGGCCGTCCCCGCCTCGTTCGCGGGCGGAGCGGGCGGGTTGGCCGGGGTGGCCGGGCTGACGACGGCGCCCGAGACCCTGGGCTGGATCGCGGCCAGGCTGGCGTGGATGCCGGTGTTCGCGGTGCTGCTGGTGGGCATCGCCCGGTACGCGCGCCGGTTCGAGGCCGCCCCGGTGCGCGGTCGCGGGACTCCGGCGGTACGCCGGACCGTGGCGGGCCTGCTGGCGGCGGGGTTCGCGGTGTTCGCCCTGGGCCTGGCCTAG
- a CDS encoding GNAT family N-acetyltransferase, whose protein sequence is MITTREDGYELSTDPNRVDVDLVHRWLSTDAYWALDRSRETFEESVRGSLNFAVHDSAGQQAAYARVVTDRATFAWLCDVYVAPAHRGRGLGTWLAGAVRDHLAPYRIQRILLSTRDAHAIYAKAGFRPFPNPENLMILSPAQ, encoded by the coding sequence ATGATCACCACGAGAGAAGACGGCTACGAGCTGTCCACCGATCCGAACCGTGTCGACGTCGACCTGGTACACCGCTGGCTCTCGACCGACGCGTACTGGGCGCTCGACCGCAGCCGGGAAACCTTCGAGGAGTCGGTGCGCGGCTCCCTCAACTTCGCGGTCCACGACTCCGCCGGCCAACAGGCCGCCTACGCGCGCGTCGTCACCGACCGGGCGACCTTCGCCTGGCTGTGCGACGTCTACGTCGCCCCCGCGCACCGCGGCAGGGGCCTCGGCACCTGGCTGGCCGGCGCCGTCCGCGACCACCTCGCCCCGTACCGCATCCAGCGGATCCTGCTCTCCACCCGCGACGCCCACGCGATCTACGCGAAGGCAGGATTCAGACCCTTCCCGAACCCCGAGAACCTGATGATCCTCAGCCCGGCCCAGTGA
- a CDS encoding D-alanine--D-alanine ligase: MRVVVLCGGASPERDVSLASGWSVTRALLELGHEVVPVDPAAEAPVLAGPLRPGDAVDGVAVGKEPPPPSDQHGADRRMHAALTGGPVLELLRGADLVFVALHGGWGEDGQAQALLEAAGVRFTGAGSAACAAAWHKGRAQAALAAGGVPVAERALWRPGAGEVPHGVQRLVAAGPVVVKPVADGSSVSVHRVDSLDRLARVAAEVRPGDVELMVEPFLPGREFTVAVVGGRALPVVEIELTTPLFDYAAKYQPGAVREVCPALVPDGFASRLRELALRAHRTLGFGGDAYSRTDFRCDAGGEPVCLEVNALPGLTSSSLLPLAAAGSGWSYTELIRRIAGLATG, from the coding sequence ATGCGCGTAGTGGTCCTGTGCGGTGGAGCGAGCCCCGAGCGGGACGTCTCCCTGGCCTCGGGCTGGTCGGTGACCCGGGCCCTGCTGGAGCTGGGCCACGAGGTGGTGCCGGTCGACCCCGCCGCCGAGGCGCCGGTCCTGGCCGGGCCGCTACGGCCCGGGGACGCGGTCGACGGGGTGGCGGTGGGGAAGGAACCGCCGCCCCCGTCGGACCAGCACGGGGCGGACCGGCGCATGCACGCCGCCCTCACCGGCGGTCCGGTCCTGGAGCTGCTGCGCGGCGCGGATCTGGTCTTCGTGGCGCTGCACGGCGGCTGGGGCGAGGACGGGCAGGCGCAGGCGCTGCTGGAGGCGGCCGGCGTACGGTTCACCGGTGCGGGCAGCGCGGCGTGCGCCGCGGCGTGGCACAAGGGGCGGGCGCAGGCCGCGCTGGCCGCGGGCGGGGTGCCGGTGGCCGAGCGGGCGCTGTGGCGGCCCGGGGCGGGTGAGGTGCCGCACGGCGTGCAACGACTCGTCGCGGCCGGGCCGGTGGTGGTCAAGCCGGTGGCGGACGGTTCGAGCGTGTCGGTCCACCGGGTCGACTCGCTCGACCGACTGGCGCGCGTCGCGGCCGAGGTGCGCCCCGGTGATGTCGAGCTGATGGTGGAGCCGTTCCTGCCGGGGCGGGAGTTCACCGTGGCCGTGGTCGGCGGCCGGGCGCTCCCCGTGGTCGAGATCGAGCTGACGACGCCGCTGTTCGACTACGCGGCCAAGTACCAGCCCGGGGCGGTCCGGGAGGTGTGTCCGGCGCTCGTCCCGGACGGCTTCGCCTCCCGGCTGCGGGAGCTGGCCCTGCGCGCGCACCGGACCCTGGGCTTCGGCGGCGACGCGTACTCGCGCACCGACTTCCGCTGCGACGCGGGCGGGGAGCCGGTGTGCCTCGAGGTGAACGCGCTCCCCGGCCTGACCTCGTCCAGCCTGCTGCCGCTCGCGGCGGCGGGGTCCGGCTGGTCCTACACCGAGCTGATCCGGCGCATCGCGGGCCTCGCGACGGGCTGA
- a CDS encoding helix-turn-helix domain-containing protein has protein sequence MSPRQPRRRSYDQYCASARALDAVGDRWTLLIVRELLAGPRRYTDLHADLPGVSTDVLATRLKDMEAQGLATRRKLPPPGAATVYELTGRGAGLLPVLTALAEWGAPDLAERRPTDALRAHWFALPLLRRLAEAAGPGVVDVVLDEGVFHVRLGGEGPAYGDGPAGAPDARLVLDADTCRELGEGLLSVAQGVEAGRIAVLGDGPVAAALRGGHPGP, from the coding sequence ATGTCACCACGTCAGCCACGCCGTCGAAGCTACGACCAGTACTGCGCCTCGGCCCGCGCCCTGGACGCGGTCGGGGACCGCTGGACCCTGTTGATCGTCCGGGAGCTGCTGGCCGGACCCCGCCGGTACACCGACCTCCACGCCGATCTGCCCGGCGTCTCCACGGACGTGCTCGCCACCCGGCTCAAGGACATGGAGGCGCAGGGGCTCGCGACGCGCCGCAAGCTGCCGCCGCCGGGAGCCGCGACGGTGTACGAACTCACCGGGCGCGGCGCCGGCCTGCTGCCCGTGCTGACGGCCCTGGCCGAATGGGGCGCCCCCGACCTCGCCGAACGCCGGCCCACCGACGCCCTGCGTGCGCACTGGTTCGCCCTGCCCCTGCTGCGCCGCCTCGCGGAGGCGGCGGGCCCGGGCGTCGTCGACGTGGTCCTGGACGAGGGCGTGTTCCACGTCCGCCTCGGGGGAGAGGGACCGGCGTACGGGGACGGGCCCGCGGGGGCGCCGGACGCCCGCCTCGTGCTCGACGCCGACACCTGCCGCGAACTGGGCGAGGGGTTGCTCAGCGTGGCGCAGGGCGTGGAGGCGGGCCGGATCGCGGTCCTCGGCGACGGCCCGGTGGCCGCCGCCCTGCGCGGGGGCCACCCCGGCCCGTGA
- a CDS encoding pyridoxal phosphate-dependent aminotransferase yields MEFRQSSKLSEVCYEIRGPVIEHANALEEAGHSVLRLNTGNPALFGFEAPEEIVQDMIRMLPRAHGYTDSQGVLSARRAVVQRYQAIGLTDVTVEDVFLGNGVSELVSMAVQALLEDGDEVLIPAPDFPLWTAVTTLAGGKAVHYVCDESADWYPDLEDMASKITDRTKAVVIINPNNPTGAVYPKEVLEGILELARRHQLMVFADEIYDQILYDDAVHHSAAVLAPDLVVLTFCGLSKTYRVAGFRSGWLVVSGPRQHARSYLEGLTMLASMRLCANAPAQYAIQAALGGRQSIKELTAPGGRLLEQRDRAWEKLNEIPGVSCVKPKGALYAFPRIDPKVHPIHDDERFVLDLLLREKIQVVQGTGFNWPRPDHFRILTLPYADDLDAAISRIGRFLSGYRQ; encoded by the coding sequence ATGGAGTTCCGGCAGTCGAGCAAGCTCAGCGAGGTCTGCTACGAGATCCGGGGCCCGGTGATCGAGCACGCCAACGCGCTGGAGGAGGCGGGCCACAGCGTGCTGCGCCTCAACACCGGCAACCCGGCCCTGTTCGGGTTCGAGGCCCCCGAGGAGATCGTCCAGGACATGATCCGGATGCTCCCCCGGGCCCACGGCTACACCGACTCGCAGGGCGTGCTCTCCGCCCGCCGCGCCGTCGTCCAGCGCTACCAGGCGATCGGCCTGACCGATGTGACGGTGGAGGACGTCTTCCTCGGCAACGGTGTCTCCGAACTGGTCTCCATGGCCGTCCAGGCCCTCCTCGAGGACGGGGACGAAGTCCTCATCCCCGCCCCCGACTTCCCGCTCTGGACCGCCGTCACCACCCTCGCCGGCGGCAAGGCCGTGCACTACGTCTGCGACGAGTCCGCCGACTGGTACCCGGACCTCGAGGACATGGCGTCCAAGATCACGGACCGCACCAAGGCCGTGGTCATCATCAACCCCAACAACCCCACGGGCGCGGTCTACCCCAAGGAGGTCCTGGAGGGCATCCTCGAGCTGGCCCGCCGCCACCAGCTGATGGTCTTCGCGGACGAGATCTACGACCAGATCCTGTACGACGACGCGGTGCACCACAGCGCCGCGGTCCTCGCCCCCGACCTGGTCGTCCTGACCTTCTGCGGTCTGTCGAAGACCTACCGGGTGGCGGGGTTCCGCTCCGGCTGGCTGGTGGTGAGCGGCCCCCGGCAGCATGCGCGCAGCTATCTGGAGGGGCTGACCATGCTCGCCTCGATGCGGCTGTGCGCCAATGCCCCGGCCCAGTACGCCATCCAGGCCGCGCTGGGCGGGCGCCAGTCCATCAAGGAGCTGACCGCCCCGGGCGGCCGCCTCCTCGAACAGCGCGACCGCGCCTGGGAGAAGCTGAACGAGATCCCCGGGGTGTCCTGCGTGAAGCCGAAGGGCGCGCTGTACGCCTTCCCGCGCATCGACCCGAAGGTGCACCCGATCCACGACGACGAGCGCTTCGTGCTCGACCTGCTGCTCCGCGAGAAGATCCAGGTCGTCCAGGGCACCGGCTTCAACTGGCCGCGCCCCGATCACTTCCGGATCCTGACCCTGCCGTACGCCGACGACCTGGACGCGGCGATCAGCCGGATCGGCCGGTTCCTGAGCGGGTACCGGCAGTAG
- a CDS encoding DUF350 domain-containing protein, with protein MSDIVNGLGRTSAYGALGLVLLILGIVLVDVLTPGKLPKQIWEERNRNAALLLSSALLGIGGIVFTSIWTTYDDFGKGLLSTAAFGVLGLVLMAVAFLVLDLVTPGKLGAIVVDPEPHPAVWVTASCNLAVAAIVAASIA; from the coding sequence ATGAGCGACATCGTCAACGGACTTGGCCGTACCAGCGCCTACGGCGCCCTCGGCCTGGTGCTGCTGATCCTCGGCATCGTCCTCGTGGACGTGCTGACGCCCGGGAAGCTCCCGAAGCAGATCTGGGAGGAGCGCAACCGCAATGCGGCCCTCCTGCTCAGCTCGGCGCTCCTCGGCATCGGCGGCATCGTCTTCACCTCGATCTGGACGACCTACGACGACTTCGGCAAGGGCCTGCTGTCCACCGCCGCCTTCGGCGTCCTCGGCCTGGTCCTGATGGCCGTGGCCTTCCTGGTGCTGGACCTGGTGACCCCGGGCAAGCTCGGCGCCATCGTCGTCGACCCGGAGCCGCACCCGGCCGTCTGGGTCACCGCCTCCTGCAACCTCGCGGTCGCCGCGATCGTGGCGGCCTCCATCGCCTGA
- a CDS encoding GNAT family N-acetyltransferase, which translates to MAKVRAARAGEAGEAGALTALVMRSKAHWGYDADFLAACAPQLCVREGELAARRVVVAENARGELLGVASLEDLEGLEGLEGLEEDEEDGPRGPAAGDGPWARLGLLFVEPSAIGLGIGRLLYRDAVRRAAALGFRRLLIEADPHAAGFYQAMGAARRRDPGPDGLVRFEVAPVPLAGWARAWTGGVPAVHVGNVAEFNAQFADASLDREQRAAHDYACLAAFYSPCPAALVLPRAVPPGWVALVGRQLGWGPEVEVYDGLVERGPGLSDAVRARPALAERVTGRGLPLVPWGRTGPYARLAGLPWRPRELRYESKSAAHELFGRILAGGGHPGITLPAQWRATTRRAAARLLAGRARAGESTVLKSEHGVGGSGTTVVTPARVREAGGARAVLRGLPRGPLLLEEYVQGPQRDADGPRDLTYDGFVDGAGRAHEVGAAVMDVADGGYRGATVGPGVVPARLAGPLLAFGAAVGRELAACGYRGWFDVDFVADAAGRLAPTEANLRLTGPSAAFMVAARLDELRGAGHLVRIADRVELGARLPDAQLEEVCADLARGCAELGAVFVPAIPTGAFDPAPWLGILVAARGAGALDAAEALVRERALAAGAGFGGEFGAEPGAEAGVGRAPGAARGGQSSKSKGLAGFRVA; encoded by the coding sequence ATGGCAAAGGTCAGGGCCGCACGGGCCGGGGAGGCCGGGGAGGCCGGGGCGCTGACCGCGCTGGTGATGCGGTCGAAGGCGCACTGGGGGTACGACGCGGACTTCCTCGCCGCGTGCGCGCCGCAGCTGTGCGTACGGGAGGGCGAGCTGGCCGCCCGGCGCGTGGTGGTGGCCGAAAACGCGCGCGGGGAGCTGCTGGGCGTCGCCTCCCTGGAGGACCTGGAGGGCCTCGAGGGCCTCGAGGGCCTCGAGGAGGACGAGGAGGACGGACCGCGAGGGCCTGCGGCCGGCGACGGACCGTGGGCGCGGCTCGGGCTGCTGTTCGTGGAACCCTCGGCGATCGGGCTCGGCATCGGGCGGCTGCTGTACCGGGACGCGGTGCGCCGGGCCGCCGCGCTCGGCTTCCGGAGGCTGCTGATCGAGGCCGATCCGCACGCGGCGGGCTTCTACCAGGCGATGGGCGCCGCCCGCCGCCGCGACCCCGGCCCGGACGGGCTCGTACGGTTCGAGGTGGCGCCCGTACCGCTCGCGGGCTGGGCCCGGGCCTGGACGGGCGGGGTCCCCGCGGTGCACGTGGGCAACGTCGCGGAGTTCAACGCCCAGTTCGCCGACGCCTCCCTCGACCGGGAGCAGCGGGCCGCGCACGACTACGCCTGCCTCGCCGCGTTCTACAGCCCCTGCCCGGCGGCGCTGGTGCTGCCCCGGGCGGTGCCCCCGGGCTGGGTCGCCCTGGTCGGCCGGCAGCTGGGCTGGGGCCCGGAGGTCGAGGTCTACGACGGGCTCGTGGAGCGGGGCCCCGGGCTGTCGGACGCCGTACGGGCCCGGCCGGCGCTGGCCGAGCGGGTGACGGGGCGCGGGCTGCCCCTCGTACCGTGGGGGCGGACGGGACCGTACGCGCGTCTCGCGGGCCTGCCGTGGCGGCCTCGGGAGCTGCGGTACGAGTCGAAGTCGGCCGCGCACGAACTGTTCGGGCGGATCCTGGCGGGCGGAGGGCATCCCGGGATCACCCTCCCCGCGCAGTGGCGGGCCACGACCCGCCGGGCGGCCGCCCGGCTGCTGGCGGGGCGGGCCCGGGCGGGAGAGAGCACCGTTCTCAAATCGGAGCACGGCGTCGGGGGTTCGGGCACCACGGTGGTGACCCCGGCCCGGGTACGGGAAGCGGGCGGGGCCCGTGCCGTGCTGCGCGGGCTGCCGCGCGGGCCGCTGCTGCTGGAGGAGTACGTGCAGGGCCCGCAGCGGGACGCGGACGGGCCCCGGGACCTGACCTACGACGGGTTCGTGGACGGCGCGGGCCGGGCGCACGAGGTCGGCGCGGCGGTGATGGACGTGGCCGACGGCGGCTACCGGGGCGCGACGGTCGGGCCCGGGGTGGTGCCCGCCCGCCTGGCGGGGCCGCTGCTCGCCTTCGGGGCGGCGGTGGGCCGGGAGCTGGCGGCCTGCGGCTACCGGGGCTGGTTCGACGTGGACTTCGTGGCGGACGCGGCGGGGCGGCTCGCGCCGACCGAGGCCAACCTGCGGCTGACCGGCCCGTCGGCGGCCTTCATGGTGGCGGCCCGCCTCGACGAGCTGCGGGGCGCGGGGCACCTCGTACGGATCGCGGACCGGGTGGAGCTGGGCGCACGGCTGCCGGACGCCCAGCTGGAGGAGGTGTGCGCGGACCTCGCCCGGGGCTGTGCGGAGCTGGGGGCGGTGTTCGTCCCGGCCATCCCGACCGGCGCCTTCGACCCGGCGCCCTGGCTCGGGATCCTGGTGGCCGCGCGCGGCGCCGGGGCGCTGGACGCGGCCGAGGCGCTGGTGCGGGAGCGGGCGCTCGCCGCCGGGGCCGGCTTCGGCGGCGAGTTCGGCGCGGAGCCCGGTGCCGAAGCCGGAGTGGGGCGGGCCCCGGGCGCGGCCCGCGGGGGTCAGTCGTCGAAGTCGAAGGGGCTGGCGGGCTTCCGGGTGGCGTAG
- a CDS encoding AMP-binding protein, whose product MTQGTEPVRFGKGTTDTVLHHFERRARDTPGAPALITGAKTVEYGQLDRRANRLAHRLLASGLPSGGLVAVGTAQQAELAVCLLAVLKAGGVYTVVDVTTPAAGRRQLAAAPPFALLTHTAHQAALDDAGGLRVIRLDEEAAEIAERPGETPPARPAAGAQAALLFTGSAVPRPVPVGHALLLAAYEGWAEVARLTPEDRHLITAGPDVTAFAAGWTRALCSGGALVLPEGAAWTPEGLRRAVRDAEVSVLHTDPAGAGWLLTGDAPPAPAALPGARRAPDAALRSLRLLAVGGDRLYLDEQSALQDRLRPGARVLNVYALTEAAGTGTWFELPQLPRPLDDPERISLLGTPFPGCRVHVLDGEIALTPPGGDPIPTGDFGVLRPDGLLEFVGRVRDRFELAGRRIDPYPLESVIRTHPGVGAALVAGVSVGGGGHRLVAYVSPPPGAPADGLPDPVLLREYLTGRVPAGQVPRAVIRMRALPRTRAGREDRTQLPQPPLLLAPVPTGRGGGKHGGRSAGKATGGSGAVLPLSCALGCGAPAIGLLSRVVTNLIWPGSTDLTGVPNPWALLFWLLYLCECLAFGVGVAFLFGGRGPMLAQGRGRGITTAAHLAIVYLLIAWWPQDNLYRLAAKQDWPRQAALVYAFNVPLMVAAVVVALYATRKPASPFDFDD is encoded by the coding sequence ATGACGCAGGGAACCGAGCCCGTCCGCTTCGGGAAGGGCACCACCGACACCGTCCTGCACCACTTCGAACGGCGGGCCCGGGACACCCCCGGGGCCCCGGCCCTCATCACCGGCGCGAAGACCGTCGAGTACGGGCAGCTCGACCGGCGCGCCAACCGGCTGGCGCACCGTCTGCTCGCGTCCGGCCTGCCCTCGGGCGGCCTCGTCGCCGTCGGTACCGCCCAGCAGGCCGAACTGGCCGTCTGCCTGCTCGCCGTCCTCAAGGCCGGCGGCGTCTACACCGTCGTCGACGTCACCACGCCGGCCGCCGGGCGCCGGCAGCTCGCCGCCGCCCCGCCCTTCGCGCTGCTCACCCACACCGCCCACCAGGCGGCCCTGGACGACGCCGGCGGCCTGCGGGTGATCCGGCTGGACGAGGAGGCCGCCGAGATCGCCGAGCGGCCCGGCGAGACACCGCCGGCCCGCCCGGCGGCCGGCGCGCAGGCGGCCCTGCTGTTCACCGGGAGCGCCGTGCCGCGCCCCGTCCCCGTCGGGCACGCCCTCCTGCTCGCCGCCTACGAGGGCTGGGCCGAGGTGGCCCGGCTGACCCCCGAGGACCGGCACCTGATCACGGCCGGGCCGGACGTCACCGCCTTCGCCGCGGGCTGGACCCGGGCCCTGTGCTCCGGCGGCGCCCTCGTGCTGCCCGAGGGCGCCGCCTGGACACCCGAGGGCCTGCGCCGCGCCGTCCGGGACGCCGAGGTCAGCGTGCTCCACACCGACCCGGCCGGCGCCGGGTGGCTGCTGACCGGCGACGCGCCGCCGGCGCCGGCGGCCCTGCCCGGGGCCCGCCGCGCACCCGATGCGGCGCTGCGCTCGCTGCGGCTGCTCGCCGTCGGCGGGGACCGGCTCTACCTCGACGAACAGAGCGCCCTACAGGACCGGCTGCGCCCCGGCGCCCGCGTGCTCAACGTCTACGCCCTCACCGAGGCCGCGGGCACCGGCACCTGGTTCGAACTGCCGCAGCTGCCCCGCCCGCTGGACGACCCGGAGCGGATCTCCCTGCTCGGCACCCCCTTCCCCGGCTGCCGGGTCCACGTGCTCGACGGGGAGATCGCCCTCACCCCGCCCGGCGGCGATCCGATACCCACCGGGGACTTCGGGGTCCTGCGCCCGGACGGGCTCCTGGAGTTCGTCGGCCGGGTCCGCGACCGGTTCGAGCTGGCCGGCCGCCGCATCGACCCGTACCCGCTGGAGTCCGTGATCCGTACGCACCCGGGCGTCGGCGCGGCCCTGGTGGCCGGGGTGTCCGTCGGCGGGGGCGGGCACCGGCTCGTCGCCTACGTCTCCCCGCCGCCCGGGGCCCCGGCCGACGGGCTGCCGGACCCGGTCCTGCTGCGGGAGTACCTGACGGGCCGGGTACCCGCCGGCCAGGTCCCCCGCGCGGTGATCCGGATGCGCGCCCTGCCCCGTACCCGCGCCGGCCGGGAGGACCGGACGCAGCTGCCGCAGCCGCCGCTGCTGCTGGCCCCCGTACCGACGGGCCGCGGCGGGGGAAAGCACGGCGGCCGGAGCGCGGGCAAGGCCACGGGCGGGAGCGGGGCCGTACTGCCGCTCTCCTGCGCACTCGGCTGCGGGGCGCCGGCCATCGGTCTCCTCAGCCGGGTCGTCACCAACCTCATCTGGCCCGGCTCCACCGACCTGACCGGCGTCCCGAACCCCTGGGCCCTGCTCTTCTGGCTCCTCTACCTGTGCGAATGCCTGGCCTTCGGCGTCGGAGTGGCCTTCCTGTTCGGCGGACGCGGCCCGATGCTGGCCCAGGGACGCGGACGCGGCATCACCACCGCCGCCCATCTGGCGATCGTGTACCTGCTGATCGCCTGGTGGCCGCAGGACAACCTCTACCGGCTGGCAGCCAAACAGGACTGGCCGCGCCAGGCCGCCCTCGTCTACGCCTTCAACGTCCCGCTCATGGTCGCGGCCGTCGTGGTGGCCCTCTACGCCACCCGGAAGCCCGCCAGCCCCTTCGACTTCGACGACTGA